Within Dehalococcoidia bacterium, the genomic segment CCCAATTTCCATTGGATCAACTATTGAATCATAAGGCTATGCGTTTAACTTGTTAACCAATTTATATGACCGAATAAACCGTTGAGATGAGTTTTACCTTTAAATACCTCATACTCATACTTTGATATTGAAAGTACCGTATCTGAACCATGGCCGGGCATTACTAAAGTCTCGTCGTCAAAAGTAAATAATTTCTTCTCAATGCTCTCAACAATTTGAGTGAACTTCTCAGAACTTTCCGTTCTCCCTGGACCACCGGGAAATAAAGTATCTCCTGAGATCAAGGTACCTGGAATATAGAGGCAAACCGCTCCAGGGGTATGACCAGGAGTATGGACTGCATGAATTTTAATATTCCCGATATTAAATTTATCTTTGTCTGAAATAATCATTTCCGGTTTCCCCGGAAATCGACTTATATCAGATTCATGAACTGCAACGGGGATATCTGTAATTTGCCTTAATAGCCCATACCCTGCTACATGATCAGGATGAGTATGAGTAATTATTAAACCTTTTATGCTAAAGCTGCTAGCCTCGGTCAAAAGACTCTCAATTCCTTCAGGGGCATCAACCAAATAAGCCTCTTTGGTTTTAGGATCCGCAATTACATACCCATTATTGTCATACGGCCCCATTCCAGAAACCTTAAAAATCAAATGCTTCCCTTCGTATATCAATGCCATTTAGATGTCCTCATTACTTCGTTGAATCCCTGAAATGCGGAAGGACTTCAGATGCAGCCAAACTAATTGCATCCTTTACAATTTGTTTAGGAGTACCAGGCCACCCGAATCGCAAGGATGCATGAGTCACGCCTATTTCGTCGAATTTCTTTAAATCGCTTATTACATCTTCAGGGCTTCCTATGATAAATCTCCCTTCGGTAAGTTCTTCAAAAGGCTTTGTAAAATCTTCTTCGCCGGGAAGGGCTTTGTCTTGGCCCCATTGTGCATATGTTGCATATTTCCCCTCAAGGTAGGGACGAGCTGTCGCAATGGCCTTTTGACGAGTATCAGCAACAAATGTTTCTCGTGACATGGGAATGATACTGGGGTCTCCATACCCGTTGGATTTGCGAACGTCACGGTAAATTTGCAGTTGCCTTGAAAGTGTTTCATAAGGAGCGTGAGGATTTAAGTACCAGACATAACCCATGCGAGCAATCCGCTTGACCATCCCGTCTCCATTTGCAGCAATCCAAATTCTAGGATGAGGCTTTTGAATAGGTTTAACTCCTATATACGCGTTCTCTAAAGTAGTAAATCTACCCTGAAAATTCACTTCGTCCCCAGACCAAAGTTTTTGGGCAATCTCTAAGTTTTCAAACATCCGAGAGATCCGATCTTCCCGTTCGACTCCAAATGCCTGGTACTCTTGGTCCCTATACCCTAGTGCAGCGTTAATTATTACTTTGCCATTAGTAAGAACATCCAAGGTTGCTATATCTTCTGCCATTTGGACAGGGTTCTGAAGGGGCACAAGTACCGTGGACAAAAGATCCATTTGGTCAGTTTCTGCGCTTAAGCGAGCCATCGAAATCAGAGGCTGCAGCATTTGGTAGGGGTATGAGAGGTAATGCTGCCCTGCATATATGTAATCAAAACCTAATTCTCGTCCGAATCGAACAAGATCAAGAACATCCGCAAATCGCTGAACCATATCTCCTGATCCCTCATGTTGCAAAAGACCAGAAAGTGAGAGACCTATTTTCATGCGCTCCTATCCTAAAAATAATGAGGCTGCAGCTACCAGCATCACTAGTTCAACAATATATACAAAAACTTTATCCGATAATCGATTTACCAAAAGTCCTCCAACATAAGCACCAAATACCATAATCAATCCTAGTACTACTGCAATTGCTATTCCATCGAGATCTAGTAAAGAGTAGTTCCCGTAAACTCCTATCTTCACAAAGTTTACGCCCGTCATACCAGATGCCATCGTACCTACGAATGCTCCTCGCCTAAGACCATAGGATAGGAAAAAAGACGCACCAAATGGTCCAGCTCCTCCAAAAATTGCAGAAAGAAAACCCTGCCCCATCCCAACTGCAGCAAACCAACGCGGCTTCATAGATATCTGTCTTACAAGAGGCGTATGCCTATACAGAACTATTGCAACAAGAAAAACAGCTAGACCTTTTTGCAAATATTCTGCAGGGAGATTAGCAAACAGCATCGCACCTACGGTGCCAGCCGGTACCGCACCTAGCAAAAACCACCCCACAACTTGCTTATCAATCAAGGACCTATTTACCCATACCCTTGACCATGTCTGCATGGTCACCGCTATTGTCGTTATGGGGACAGCCTCACGAATACCAACCGTAAATGCCAACACAGGAATCATGATTATTGCAGATCCTAAACCTGCAAGGCCTCCTATAAGCGCAGCAACGAACGCGGTACTAGCTAGAAGAAGAGCAACAAGTGGATCCATTAGCACAACTTTCGATTATTGATTAGGTAATTGCTAACCCAACGTATAGTCTAAAGATTTTCGAGAATTTTCTCTGTCATATGCTGCGTAGTTGAAAATTCCGCTCCTGCGCCGACCAAATCAGCTGTGCGAAATCCATCATTCAAAGTTTTCTCAACCGCGTTATTCACTGCGGATGCTTCCTCAAGTAAACCAAACGAGTACTGCAACATGAAAGCCGTGCTTAATATCGAACCTACTGGATTCGCCTTCTGCTGACCCGCAATATCTGGTGCACTACCGTGACTTGGCTCATACAAACCCCTCACACGTTTAGCCTTGCCCTTCGAATCCGAACCAGGAAGACCAGCTAAGCTCGCAGACGGAAGCATTCCTAGAGAAGCAGAAAGGACAGCAGCCTCATCCGAAATAATATCCCCGAACATATTTTCCATTACCATTACATCAAATGAAGTTGGCCGGGTAATCAGGAGCATTGCACAAGAATCTACTAATTGATGCTCTAATTCTACATCTGGATAATCTTTTGATACCTCTATTGCTATATCTCTCCATAACCTCGAAGACTGCAGTACATTGGCTTTATCCACAGACGTGAGCTTTTTACGACGGGACCGAGCAAGCTCAAAGCCCACACGTACTATCCTTTCGATCTCTTTTTCAGCATATAAAAGCGTATCCACACCTTTACGACCAGATTTATTTTGCCATCGCCGTTTCGGTTTTGCGTAGTACAAACCACCTGTAAGTTCACGCAAAATAACCATGTCAGCACCACGGACTCGATCATTTTTTAAAGGGCTCGCGTCCTCCATACCTGGAAATACTTTTACTGGACGTATGTTTGCATACAGCCCAAGTGCCTTACGCAATCCTAAAATAGCCGCTTCAGGCCTTACTTGTTCGTCATCCCATTTTGGCCCACCAACTGCACCAAATAAAACAGCGTCCGATTTCTTAGCTATTCCTATGGTTTCCTCACGTAATGGCGTACCATGCGCATCAATACTGCAGCCCCCAACAAGATCGCTTTCAAATCGGAAATTATGCTTCCACCGTTCACCCACTGCATCGAGGATTTGCTGTGAGGCATGCGTAACCTCAGGACCAATTCCATCTCCAGGGAGAACTGCTATGTTAAATGTCGCCATCCAAACCTCTATCCTGGGAAATTAACGGTATTCCCCTTCAAACTTGGTTATATCTTCGCTGTACTGCAAAGTCAGCCCTATATCGTCCAACCCCTGCAGTAAAGTCCCTTTCCTAAAACTATCAATTTCAAATTTAGCAATAAATCCATGAGAATCTCTTACTTCCTGAGTGTTTAAATCAACAGTTATCTCATAGCCATCCAATTCCTGCGCTCGCGATATTAAAGTGTCAACTTCCCCAGAAGATAATTGAACAGGCAGTAAACCAATTTGGTAACAATTATTCTTGAAAATATCACCAAAACTTGGGGTAATTACAGCCTTAAACCCGTACTGCTGAAGAGCCCAAGGTGCATGCTCACGTGAAGAACCAATCCCAAATTGAGGACCACTAACCAGTACCGAACTTCCTTGGTATTTTTCTTGGTTCAGAACAAAAGCATCATTTGGGCTACCGTCTTCGTTATAACGAAGCTCAAAAAATAATAATTCACCAAAACCTACCCGGTCGATTTTTTTTAAAAACCGCGCAGGTATGATTTGGTCAGTGTCTACATTGGACATGTCATAGGGGACAACTTTACCCGTGTGTTCTATAAATGCATCCATAGCTTTATTCCCACTCCCTGATATCCACAAAGTGTCCTGCAATCGCTGCAGCTGCGGCCATGGCAGGACTCACCAAATGAGTACGCCCGCCTGGTCCCTGCCTTCCTTCAAAATTACGGTTTGAGGTAGAAGCACTCCTCTCACCAGGAGTC encodes:
- the leuB gene encoding 3-isopropylmalate dehydrogenase — its product is MATFNIAVLPGDGIGPEVTHASQQILDAVGERWKHNFRFESDLVGGCSIDAHGTPLREETIGIAKKSDAVLFGAVGGPKWDDEQVRPEAAILGLRKALGLYANIRPVKVFPGMEDASPLKNDRVRGADMVILRELTGGLYYAKPKRRWQNKSGRKGVDTLLYAEKEIERIVRVGFELARSRRKKLTSVDKANVLQSSRLWRDIAIEVSKDYPDVELEHQLVDSCAMLLITRPTSFDVMVMENMFGDIISDEAAVLSASLGMLPSASLAGLPGSDSKGKAKRVRGLYEPSHGSAPDIAGQQKANPVGSILSTAFMLQYSFGLLEEASAVNNAVEKTLNDGFRTADLVGAGAEFSTTQHMTEKILENL
- a CDS encoding LLM class flavin-dependent oxidoreductase; protein product: MKIGLSLSGLLQHEGSGDMVQRFADVLDLVRFGRELGFDYIYAGQHYLSYPYQMLQPLISMARLSAETDQMDLLSTVLVPLQNPVQMAEDIATLDVLTNGKVIINAALGYRDQEYQAFGVEREDRISRMFENLEIAQKLWSGDEVNFQGRFTTLENAYIGVKPIQKPHPRIWIAANGDGMVKRIARMGYVWYLNPHAPYETLSRQLQIYRDVRKSNGYGDPSIIPMSRETFVADTRQKAIATARPYLEGKYATYAQWGQDKALPGEEDFTKPFEELTEGRFIIGSPEDVISDLKKFDEIGVTHASLRFGWPGTPKQIVKDAISLAASEVLPHFRDSTK
- a CDS encoding sulfite exporter TauE/SafE family protein, producing the protein MDPLVALLLASTAFVAALIGGLAGLGSAIIMIPVLAFTVGIREAVPITTIAVTMQTWSRVWVNRSLIDKQVVGWFLLGAVPAGTVGAMLFANLPAEYLQKGLAVFLVAIVLYRHTPLVRQISMKPRWFAAVGMGQGFLSAIFGGAGPFGASFFLSYGLRRGAFVGTMASGMTGVNFVKIGVYGNYSLLDLDGIAIAVVLGLIMVFGAYVGGLLVNRLSDKVFVYIVELVMLVAAASLFLG
- the leuD gene encoding 3-isopropylmalate dehydratase small subunit, translated to MDAFIEHTGKVVPYDMSNVDTDQIIPARFLKKIDRVGFGELLFFELRYNEDGSPNDAFVLNQEKYQGSSVLVSGPQFGIGSSREHAPWALQQYGFKAVITPSFGDIFKNNCYQIGLLPVQLSSGEVDTLISRAQELDGYEITVDLNTQEVRDSHGFIAKFEIDSFRKGTLLQGLDDIGLTLQYSEDITKFEGEYR
- a CDS encoding MBL fold metallo-hydrolase — protein: MALIYEGKHLIFKVSGMGPYDNNGYVIADPKTKEAYLVDAPEGIESLLTEASSFSIKGLIITHTHPDHVAGYGLLRQITDIPVAVHESDISRFPGKPEMIISDKDKFNIGNIKIHAVHTPGHTPGAVCLYIPGTLISGDTLFPGGPGRTESSEKFTQIVESIEKKLFTFDDETLVMPGHGSDTVLSISKYEYEVFKGKTHLNGLFGHINWLTS